One window of Corallococcus silvisoli genomic DNA carries:
- a CDS encoding outer membrane beta-barrel domain-containing protein, which translates to MKPAVRLLLTLCAGVPALASAADPAPAPAAAAPATPAPAPAPAPKTAANSQPPNTSQEEEAGDVSEVDKDALGPLRERIRPVSGHMFLKKGRFEISPSASVTIRDAFYKKYVFGGTVTYFPMETLGVGLRAGYALNSVAGSAQICTFTEGEAGDTRGCRAPTRAELDGRAPGQLTLMGGLDVQWAPIYGKLSLLAEKFVHFDMYGVVGASVIQYKGPATSLVDGTPVAGSKAYLTGGGNVGVGLRFFFNRWMTLRTELRDLIYVEKGREPTPNYLRNQILFELGLSFFFPSGS; encoded by the coding sequence ATGAAGCCCGCCGTCCGCCTGCTCCTGACCCTGTGCGCGGGTGTGCCCGCGCTCGCCAGCGCCGCCGACCCGGCGCCCGCGCCGGCCGCGGCCGCCCCCGCCACCCCGGCTCCGGCTCCGGCGCCCGCTCCGAAGACCGCCGCCAATTCGCAGCCGCCGAACACCTCCCAGGAGGAGGAAGCCGGCGACGTGTCCGAGGTCGACAAGGACGCCCTGGGGCCCCTTCGCGAGCGCATCCGGCCGGTGTCCGGCCACATGTTCCTCAAGAAGGGCCGGTTCGAAATCAGCCCCTCCGCGTCCGTCACCATCCGCGACGCGTTCTACAAGAAGTACGTCTTTGGCGGCACCGTGACGTACTTCCCCATGGAGACGCTGGGCGTGGGCCTGCGCGCTGGCTACGCGCTGAACAGCGTGGCGGGCTCCGCGCAGATCTGCACCTTCACCGAAGGCGAGGCGGGCGACACCCGCGGCTGCCGCGCGCCCACCCGCGCTGAGCTGGACGGGCGGGCCCCGGGCCAGCTCACGCTGATGGGCGGCCTGGACGTCCAGTGGGCGCCCATCTACGGAAAGCTGTCCCTGCTGGCGGAGAAGTTCGTCCACTTCGACATGTACGGCGTCGTTGGCGCGTCGGTCATCCAGTACAAGGGCCCGGCGACGTCGCTCGTGGACGGGACCCCGGTCGCGGGCAGCAAGGCGTACCTCACGGGCGGCGGCAACGTGGGCGTGGGCCTGCGCTTCTTCTTCAACCGCTGGATGACGCTGCGCACGGAGCTGCGCGACCTCATCTACGTGGAGAAGGGCCGGGAGCCGACGCCCAACTATCTCCGCAACCAGATCCTGTTCGAGCTGGGCCTGTCCTTCTTCTTCCCCTCCGGTTCCTAA